Proteins from one Sarcophilus harrisii chromosome 2, mSarHar1.11, whole genome shotgun sequence genomic window:
- the ISLR gene encoding immunoglobulin superfamily containing leucine-rich repeat protein → MKGLHLLWLAGFLGSVSGCPEVCDCGEKYGFQISDCAYRDLQTVPSGFPANVTTLSLSANRLGDLEAGAFDEVPLLQSLWLAHNEIRVVAPGSLAPLVYLKSLDLSHNLISNFSWNDLHNLSALQLLKMDSNELAVIPRDAFKNLGDLRSLQLNHNRFLTLVDGTFEGLTSLSHLQINDNPFNCTCGLLWLKVWAVATAVSIPEQDNIACSSPPFLKGIPLGRLPPLHCAPPTVQLTYQPNQDGAELRDGFVLALHCDTDGQPPPEVQWRIQTPGGKVEITSPNVGPDGRVPGVPGSPQPRFQAFANGSLLIPGFGKQEEGTYSCRATNELGSAEGSVNVALASPGEASEDALGRKFHGKAVEGKGCYTVDNEVQPSGPEDNVVIIYLSSTNPKKSGASSLGQLGSWLLFLALFHLAF, encoded by the coding sequence ATGAAGGGACTCCACCTGCTGTGGCTGGCCGGCTTCCTGGGCTCAGTCTCGGGCTGCCCTGAGGTCTGTGACTGTGGGGAGAAGTACGGCTTCCAGATCTCCGACTGTGCCTACCGCGACCTGCAGACGGTGCCCTCGGGCTTCCCGGCCAACGTGACCACGCTCAGCCTTTCGGCCAACCGCCTGGGGGACCTGGAGGCGGGGGCCTTCGACGAGGTGCCGCTGCTGCAGTCTCTGTGGCTGGCCCACAATGAGATCCGGGTCGTGGCCCCCGGCAGCCTGGCCCCCCTGGTCTACCTCAAGAGCCTGGACCTGAGTCACAACCTCATCTCCAACTTCTCCTGGAACGACCTGCACAACCTCAGTGCCCTGCAGCTGCTCAAGATGGACAGCAACGAGCTGGCCGTGATACCCCGGGACGCCTTCAAGAACCTCGGGGACCTGCGGTCCCTGCAGCTCAACCACAACCGGTTCCTGACTCTGGTGGACGGCACTTTCGAGGGACTCACTTCCCTGTCCCACTTGCAGATCAACGACAACCCCTTCAACTGCACCTGCGGCTTGCTGTGGCTCAAGGTGTGGGCCGTGGCCACGGCGGTCTCCATCCCCGAGCAGGACAACATCGCCTGCTCCTCGCCCCCTTTCCTCAAGGGCATCCCCCTGGGCCGGCTGCCCCCCCTGCACTGCGCCCCGCCCACGGTGCAGCTCACCTACCAGCCCAACCAGGACGGGGCCGAGCTCCGGGACGGCTTCGTCCTGGCCCTGCACTGCGACACCGACGGGCAGCCCCCGCCCGAGGTCCAGTGGCGGATCCAGACGCCCGGAGGCAAGGTGGAGATCACCAGCCCCAACGTGGGTCCTGACGGACGCGTCCCGGGAGTGCCCGGGTCCCCCCAGCCCCGGTTCCAGGCGTTCGCCAACGGAAGCCTGCTCATCCCGGGCTTTGGGAAACAGGAGGAAGGGACCTATAGCTGCCGGGCCACCAACGAGCTGGGGAGCGCGGAGGGCTCGGTGAATGTGGCTCTGGCGTCTCCGGGGGAAGCCAGCGAGGACGCCCTGGGCCGCAAGTTCCACGGCAAGGCCGTGGAGGGCAAGGGCTGCTACACCGTGGACAACGAGGTGCAGCCGTCAGGCCCCGAAGACAACGTGGTCATCATTTACCTGTCCAGCACAAACCCCAAGAAAAGCGGGGCAAGTTCCCTCGGGCAGCTGGGCTCCTGGCTTCTCTTCCTGGCCCTTTTCCACCTGGCCTTCTaa